The Humulus lupulus chromosome 3, drHumLupu1.1, whole genome shotgun sequence genome window below encodes:
- the LOC133825244 gene encoding predicted GPI-anchored protein 58, translating into MELRSALLASMTDAEKSVENLVTEVNLRMVGLWAPQPDTRGPSAGSACAKEEPEQQPPASPPRRRLTGVTTREPADMDSTNVFDLYNAPEAATAPPSKKKTNKRHLGESSKAPQAKKACNAGPSEDIPSATTTPPSPREQQTPSAVAGSTPSPAAPTDQPQ; encoded by the exons atggagttgagatcggcTCTCCTAGCCAGCATGACAGATGCTGAAAAGAGTGTCGAGAATCTGGTTACAGAGGTTAACCTTAGGATGgttggcctctgggcccctcaacCGGACACGAGGGGGCCATCGGCAGGGAGTGCTTGCGCCaaagaggaacccgagcagcaacctccagcgtCACCTCCACGGAGGAGACTAACTGGGGTCACGACCAGGGAACCTGCTG ACATGGACTCCACCAATGTATTTGACCTCTACAACGCTCCAGAGGCAGCCACGGCtcctccaagcaagaagaaaaccaaTAAGAGACATCTCGGGGAGAGCAGCAAAGCTCCTCAGGCGAAGAAGGCCTGTAACGCAGGCCCTTCAGAGGATATACCCTCTGCCACCACGACTCCACCTTCTCCCCGTGAGCAGCAGACTCCATCTGCTGTGGCCGGGTCGACTCCTTCTCCCGCGGCGCCGACTGACCAACCTCAGTAG